In the genome of Amphiura filiformis chromosome 4, Afil_fr2py, whole genome shotgun sequence, one region contains:
- the LOC140149727 gene encoding LOW QUALITY PROTEIN: late histone H2A.2.2-like (The sequence of the model RefSeq protein was modified relative to this genomic sequence to represent the inferred CDS: deleted 1 base in 1 codon), with protein MSGRGKGGKSKSKAKSRSSRAGLQFPVGRVHRFLRKGNYANRVGAGAPVYLAAVMEYLTAEILELAGNAARDNKKTRINPRHLQLAVRNDEELNKLLGGVTIAQGGVLPNIQAVLLPKKK; from the exons ATGTCTGGACGTGGTAAAGGAGGAAAGTCAAAGAGCAAGGCTAAGAGCCGCTCATCCCGTGCAGGACTTCAGTTCCCCGTTGGCCGTGTGCACCGCTTCTTGAGGAAGGGCAACTATGCCAACCGTGTTGGTGCTGGTGCTCCA GTCTACTTGGCAGCCGTCATGGAATACCTGACCGCTGAGATCCTTGAGTTGGCTGGCAATGCTGCTCGTGACAACAAGAAGACCAGAATCAACCCACGTCACTTGCAATTGGCTGTCCGTAACGACGAAGAGTTGAACAAGCTTCTTGGAGGCGTCACCATCGCCCAAGGCGGTGTTCTGCCAAACATCCAGGCTGTTCTTCTGCCAAAGAAGAAGTAA
- the LOC140149726 gene encoding histone H3, embryonic-like, whose amino-acid sequence MARTKQTARKSTGGKAPRKQLATKAARKSAPATGGVKKPHRYRPGTVALREIRRYQKSTELLIRKLPFQRLVREIAQDFKTELRFQSSAVMALQEASEAYLVGLFEDTNSAPSTPSV is encoded by the coding sequence ATGGCACGTACCAAGCAAACCGCACGCAAATCTACTGGAGGCAAGGCTCCACGCAAGCAGCTGGCCACCAAGGCAGCTCGCAAATCCGCCCCAGCTACCGGTGGCGTCAAGAAGCCTCACCGTTACAGGCCCGGTACCGTGGCTCTTCGTGAGATCCGTCGCTACCAGAAGAGCACCGAGCTCCTCATCCGCAAGCTCCCCTTCCAACGTCTGGTCCGTGAAATCGCCCAGGACTTCAAGACTGAGCTCCGCTTCCAGAGCTCTGCCGTCATGGCTCTCCAGGAGGCTAGCGAAGCTTACTTGGTCGGTCTTTTCGAGGACACCAACAGTGCGCCATCCACGCCAAGCGTGTGA
- the LOC140149729 gene encoding histone H4, with protein sequence MSGRGKGGKGLGKGGAKRHRKVLRDNIQGITKPAIRRLARRGGVKRISGLIYEETRGVLKVFLENVIRDAVTYCEHAKRKTVTAMDVVYALKRQGRTLYGFGG encoded by the coding sequence ATGTCTGGAcgtggtaaaggaggaaaagGACTCGGAAAGGGAGGCGCCAAGCGTCACCGTAAGGTGTTGCGTGATAACATCCAGGGTATCACCAAGCCTGCTATCCGCCGTTTGGCTCGCCGTGGTGGTGTCAAACGCATCTCTGGTCTTATCTACGAAGAGACCCGTGGTGTCTTGAAGGTGTTCCTCGAGAACGTCATCCGTGATGCCGTTACATACTGCGAGCACGCCAAGAGAAAGACCGTCACAGCAATGGATGTTGTCTACGCTCTGAAACGCCAGGGACGTACTCTGTACGGATTCGGCGGTTAG
- the LOC140149728 gene encoding histone H1, gonadal-like: MVQQKKAAAKKPAAHPTYLVMVQAAIVALKERGGTSAQKIKSYIAANYKVDPAKMKAPLRAALKKGVASGALVQASGKGASGKFKLGKTTDSAKQAKAAERRKAAKAKAAAKRKAKREAKKQKAAAKKAAAKAKKAAKKSAKKAKKPKKAAKKAKKPAKKAAKKPAKKAAKKPAKKAAKKVAKKPAKKAAKKAAPKKK; the protein is encoded by the coding sequence atggttcaacaaaagaAGGCGGCTGCCAAGAAGCCAGCAGCTCACCCAACATACCTTGTCATGGTACAAGCAGCCATTGTAGCTCTCAAAGAGAGAGGTGGTACATCAGCTCAGAAGATCAAGAGCTACATTGCCGCCAACTACAAGGTCGACCCAGCTAAGATGAAGGCTCCTCTCAGGGCCGCCCTTAAGAAAGGAGTTGCTAGCGGCGCCCTCGTGCAGGCCTCTGGCAAGGGAGCAAGTGGTAAATTCAAGCTTGGCAAGACGACCGACTCTGCAAAGCAAGCTAAGGCCGCAGAACGCCGCAAGGCTGCCAAGGCCAAGGCTGCAGCAAAGAGAAAGGCGAAGCGTGAGGCTAAGAAGCAGAAGGCTGCTGCAAAGAAGGCTGCTGCCAAGGCCAAGAAGGCAGCAAAGAAGTCCGCGAAGAAGGCAAAGAAGCCCAAGAAGGCAGCAAAGAAGGCAAAGAAGCCAGCCAAGAAGGCAGCCAAGAAGCCAGCCAAGAAAGCAGCAAAGAAGCCAGCAAAGAAGGCAGCAAAGAAGGTAGCAAAGAAGCCAGCAAAGAAGGCAGCAAAGAAGGCGGCACCCAAAAAGAAGTAA
- the LOC140149720 gene encoding histone H1-beta, late embryonic-like, with protein MVQQKKAAAKKPAAHPTYLVMVQAAIVALKERGGSSAQKIKSYIAANYKVDPAKMKAPLRAALKKGVASGALVQASGKGASGKFKLGKTTDSAKKAKAAERRKAAKAKAAAKRKAKREAKKQKAAAKKAAAKAKKAAKKSAKKAKKPKKAAKKAKKPAKKAAKKPAKKAAKKPAKKAAKKAKKPAKKAAKKAAPKKK; from the coding sequence ATGGTTCAACAAAAGAAGGCAGCTGCCAAGAAGCCAGCAGCTCACCCAACATACCTTGTCATGGTACAAGCAGCCATTGTAGCTCTCAAAGAGAGAGGTGGTTCATCAGCTCAGAAGATCAAGAGCTACATTGCCGCCAACTACAAGGTCGACCCAGCTAAGATGAAGGCTCCTCTCAGGGCCGCCCTTAAGAAAGGAGTTGCTAGCGGCGCCCTCGTGCAGGCCTCTGGCAAGGGAGCAAGCGGTAAATTCAAGCTTGGCAAGACGACCGACTCTGCAAAGAAAGCTAAGGCCGCAGAACGCCGCAAGGCTGCCAAGGCAAAGGCTGCAGCAAAGAGAAAGGCAAAGCGTGAGGCTAAGAAGCAGAAGGCCGCTGCAAAGAAGGCTGCTGCCAAGGCCAAGAAGGCAGCAAAGAAGTCCGCAAAGAAGGCAAAGAAGCCCAAGAAGGCAGCAAAGAAGGCAAAGAAGCCAGCCAAGAAGGCAGCAAAGAAACCAGCAAAGAAAGCAGCAAAGAAGCCAGCAAAGAAGGCAGCAAAGAAGGCAAAGAAGCCAGCAAAGAAGGCAGCAAAGAAGGCGGCACCCAAGAAGAAGTAA
- the LOC140149721 gene encoding late histone H2B.2.1-like, which produces MPAKTSGKGAKKAGKAKGRPATGTRRRRRKESYGIYIYKVLKQVHPDTGISSKAMSIMNSFVNDIFERIAGESSRLANYNKKATISSREIQTAVRLLLPGELAKHAVSEGTKAVTKYTTSK; this is translated from the coding sequence ATGCCTGCCAAGACTAGCGGAAAGGGAGCAAAGAAGGCCGGTAAGGCCAAGGGCCGTCCAGCAACCGGCACCAGGCGTAGACGCCGCAAGGAAAGCTACGgcatctacatctacaaggtGCTCAAACAGGTGCACCCAGACACGGGTATCTCCAGCAAGGCCATGAGCATCATGAACAGCTTTGTTAACGATATCTTCGAGCGCATCGCTGGCGAGTCTTCCCGTTTGGCTAACTACAACAAGAAGGCAACCATCAGCAGCCGCGAGATCCAGACTGCTGTCCGTCTTCTCTTGCCTGGTGAGCTGGCCAAGCACGCCGTGAGCGAAGGTACCAAGGCTGTCACCAAGTACACTACTTCCAAGTAA
- the LOC140149725 gene encoding late histone H2B.2.1-like, with the protein MPAKTSGKGAKKAGKAKGRPATGTRRRRRKESYGIYIYKVLKQVHPDTGISSKAMSIMNSFVNDIFERIAGESSRLANYNKKATISSREIQTAVRLLLPGELAKHAVSEGTKAVTKYTTSK; encoded by the coding sequence ATGCCTGCCAAGACTAGCGGAAAGGGAGCAAAGAAGGCCGGTAAGGCCAAGGGCCGTCCAGCAACCGGCACCAGGCGTAGACGCCGCAAGGAAAGCTACGgcatctacatctacaaggtGCTCAAGCAGGTGCACCCAGACACTGGTATCTCCAGCAAGGCCATGAGCATCATGAACAGCTTTGTCAACGATATCTTTGAGCGCATCGCTGGCGAGTCTTCCCGTTTGGCTAACTACAACAAGAAGGCAACCATCAGCAGCCGCGAGATCCAGACTGCTGTCCGTCTTCTCTTGCCTGGTGAGCTGGCCAAACACGCCGTGAGCGAAGGCACCAAGGCTGTCACCAAGTACACTACCTCCAAGTAA
- the LOC140149722 gene encoding histone H3, embryonic, which yields MARTKQTARKSTGGKAPRKQLATKAARKSAPATGGVKKPHRYRPGTVALREIRRYQKSTELLIRKLPFQRLVREIAQDFKTELRFQSSAVMALQEASEAYLVGLFEDTNLCAIHAKRVTIMPKDIQLARRIRGERA from the coding sequence ATGGCACGTACCAAGCAAACCGCACGCAAATCTACTGGAGGCAAGGCTCCACGCAAGCAGCTGGCCACCAAGGCAGCTCGCAAATCCGCCCCAGCTACCGGTGGCGTCAAGAAGCCTCACCGTTACAGGCCCGGTACCGTGGCTCTTCGTGAGATCCGTCGCTACCAGAAGAGCACCGAGCTCCTCATCCGCAAGCTCCCCTTCCAACGTCTAGTCCGTGAAATCGCCCAGGACTTCAAGACTGAGCTCCGCTTCCAGAGCTCTGCCGTCATGGCCCTTCAGGAGGCTAGCGAAGCTTACTTGGTCGGTCTTTTCGAGGACACCAACCTGTGCGCCATCCACGCCAAGCGTGTGACCATCATGCCAAAGGACATCCAACTTGCACGTCGCATCCGTGGCGAGCGCGCTTAA
- the LOC140149724 gene encoding histone H1, gonadal-like translates to MVQQKKAAAKKPAAHPTYLVMVQAAIVALKERGGSSAQKIRSYIAANYKVDPAKMKAPLRAALKKGVASGALVQASGKGASGKFKLGKTTDSAKKAKAVERRKAAKAKAAAKRKAKREAKKQKAAAKKAATKAKKAAKKSAKKAKKPKKAAKKAKKPAKKAAKKPAKKAAKKPAKKAAKKATKKPAKKAAPKKK, encoded by the coding sequence ATGGTTCAACAAAAGAAGGCAGCTGCCAAGAAGCCAGCAGCTCACCCAACATACCTTGTCATGGTACAAGCAGCCATTGTAGCTCTCAAAGAGAGAGGTGGTTCATCAGCTCAGAAGATCAGGAGCTACATTGCCGCCAACTACAAGGTCGACCCGGCTAAGATGAAGGCTCCTCTTAGGGCCGCCCTTAAGAAAGGAGTTGCTAGCGGTGCCCTCGTCCAGGCCTCTGGCAAGGGAGCAAGCGGTAAATTCAAGCTTGGCAAGACGACCGACTCTGCAAAGAAAGCTAAGGCCGTAGAACGCCGCAAGGCTGCCAAGGCCAAGGCTGCAGCAAAGAGAAAGGCGAAGCGTGAGGCTAAGAAGCAGAAGGCTGCTGCAAAGAAGGCTGCTACCAAGGCCAAGAAGGCAGCAAAGAAGTCCGCAAAGAAGGCAAAGAAGCCCAAGAAGGCAGCAAAGAAGGCAAAGAAGCCAGCCAAGAAGGCAGCAAAGAAGCCAGCCAAGAAAGCAGCAAAGAAGCCAGCAAAGAAGGCAGCAAAGAAGGCAACAAAGAAGCCAGCAAAGAAGGCGGCACCCAAAAAGAAGTAA